A region of Ornithodoros turicata isolate Travis chromosome 5, ASM3712646v1, whole genome shotgun sequence DNA encodes the following proteins:
- the LOC135395231 gene encoding uncharacterized protein LOC135395231: MSQGDNAAPSSAHVTGVAVKLTPFWDRNPAIWFAQAEAQFHLSGITSQTTRFYNVISALSPTAAEEVHDLITSPPRENPYDRLKAALLKRTSTSDRKRLRQLLSAEELGDRGPTQLLRWDEAAFGR; this comes from the coding sequence ATGTCTCAAGGCGACAACGCGGCGCCATCATCAGCGCACGTAACCGGTGTCGCCGTCAAGCTAACTCCATTCTGGGACCGTAATCCAGCCATTTGGTTTGCCCAAGCCGAAGCGCAGTTCCACCTGTCCGGCATCACTTCCCAGACAACCCGATTCTACAACGTCATCTCGGCTCTGTCTCCAACCGCCGCCGAAGAGGTGCACGATCTCATCACCTCCCCACCACGCGAGAACCCGTATGACCGACTTAAGGCTGCCTTGCTCAAACGCACTTCGACATCTGACCGCAAGCGCCTCAGGCAGTTGTTATCCGCAGAAGAGCTCGGCGATAGGGGTCCAACGCAGCTTTTACGCTGGGATGAAGCAGCTTTTGGGAGATGA